A single window of Halobacillus naozhouensis DNA harbors:
- the ntdP gene encoding nucleoside tri-diphosphate phosphatase has product MPGPAAGKRIEIQSYKHNGQLHRVWESTTILKGTRNVIIGANDRTRVKESDGRTWITREPAICYFHSKYWFNVIGMLRNDGVYYYCNISSPFIYEDEMIKYIDYDLDVKIFPDMTFKLLDEDEYEIHKRQMNYPHVLDRILYNNVDTLVRWVRQRKGPFSPEFIDQWYERYLTYR; this is encoded by the coding sequence ATGCCCGGCCCCGCCGCTGGAAAGCGAATTGAAATTCAAAGCTATAAACATAATGGACAGCTGCATCGTGTGTGGGAAAGCACAACGATACTTAAGGGTACGAGGAATGTAATTATTGGAGCCAATGACCGTACAAGGGTAAAAGAAAGTGACGGGCGTACGTGGATTACGCGTGAACCGGCTATTTGTTATTTCCATTCAAAGTATTGGTTCAATGTAATAGGTATGCTGAGAAATGATGGGGTGTACTATTATTGTAATATCAGTTCCCCTTTTATATATGAGGATGAAATGATTAAATACATTGACTATGACTTGGATGTAAAGATATTTCCAGATATGACGTTTAAACTGCTTGATGAAGACGAGTACGAAATACACAAACGTCAAATGAATTATCCTCATGTTCTAGATCGGATTTTATACAATAATGTAGACACCCTTGTTCGATGGGTCAGGCAAAGAAAAGGTCCGTTTTCGCCAGAATTCATTGATCAATGGTATGAACGTTACTTAACATACCGGTAA
- a CDS encoding cob(I)yrinic acid a,c-diamide adenosyltransferase, with amino-acid sequence MRIYTRSGDKGQTSLIYGDRVDKSDLRVEAYGTCDEANSAIGVALSHLIREKWEGKTEFLSSMQKIQTILFHVGAELATPKGKKVTWELKKEHIDELEQYIDKWDADLAELNNFILPSGHEASAGLHMARTIVRRAERTAVALGDEVNTLVVSYLNRLSDLLFVAARYVNQHLGGKELPLHPDV; translated from the coding sequence ATGCGTATTTATACAAGATCAGGGGACAAGGGGCAGACATCACTAATTTATGGAGACCGCGTTGATAAGAGTGATCTAAGAGTAGAAGCGTATGGAACGTGTGATGAGGCCAATTCGGCGATAGGTGTGGCCTTAAGCCATCTTATTCGTGAGAAATGGGAAGGAAAGACTGAATTTCTTTCCTCTATGCAAAAAATACAAACGATCCTCTTCCATGTTGGTGCTGAACTGGCTACACCTAAAGGGAAAAAGGTTACGTGGGAATTAAAAAAGGAGCATATTGACGAGCTCGAACAATATATTGATAAATGGGACGCTGATTTGGCAGAGCTAAATAACTTTATTCTGCCTTCTGGGCATGAAGCATCAGCCGGTTTGCATATGGCACGTACGATCGTAAGAAGGGCAGAACGGACAGCTGTCGCGCTGGGAGATGAGGTTAATACACTTGTAGTCTCTTATTTAAACCGATTGTCCGACTTGCTTTTTGTAGCAGCACGATACGTAAATCAGCATTTAGGAGGTAAAGAGCTGCCATTGCACCCGGATGTCTAA
- a CDS encoding ion channel, producing MVSIVVAFIILLLIAGSLRQLFASLEVEHRTFSVEIFFALLLLYTIVMVGFGVIYATLSYQGIIIFAHTSGVFPTEWVTELARGVYFSGVTLFTVGYGDFMPIGWGRFVAVVEALVGYTLPAAIVAKVWQSSARDS from the coding sequence TTGGTTTCCATAGTTGTAGCTTTCATCATTTTATTATTAATTGCTGGGAGTCTGCGACAGTTGTTTGCTTCTCTCGAAGTGGAGCATCGAACATTTTCTGTCGAGATCTTCTTTGCTTTACTTCTATTGTACACGATCGTAATGGTTGGATTTGGGGTTATTTATGCGACACTTTCTTATCAGGGGATCATTATATTCGCACATACTTCCGGTGTATTTCCCACGGAGTGGGTCACAGAACTTGCTCGTGGTGTCTATTTTAGTGGGGTTACGTTGTTCACTGTAGGATACGGCGATTTTATGCCGATTGGATGGGGACGATTTGTCGCTGTCGTTGAGGCGTTAGTCGGCTATACATTACCTGCAGCTATTGTCGCTAAGGTATGGCAATCTTCTGCACGCGACTCCTGA
- a CDS encoding ABC transporter ATP-binding protein codes for MNSIKRYLAFVKPYKKKIALTVSVGVVKFSIPLLMPLIIKYVIDNIINSESLAQSEKIDQLLLLMGGAFFVFLILRPPIEYIRQYLAQWIGNTILYDVRDKLFDHIQKLSLRFYSQTKTGEIISRVIHDVEQTKTFVITGLMNIWLDMFTIVIAIIIMLTLDPWLTLVSVALFPLYGFAVKFFYARLRKLTRDRSQALAEVQGHLHERVQGMPVIRGFALEDHEHEQFDTRNSNFLDRAIKHTNWNAYTYSVTNTITDLAPLLVITFAGYQVITGALTVGTMVAFVGYMDRVYNPLRRLVNSATVLTQSIASMDRVFEFFDEKYDIVDKKDAKRLEHVHGDVTFKDVSFRYDEGEPDVLNEVNLQVEKGETIAFVGMSGGGKSTLISLIPRFYDVTSGQILIDGQDIRDVQARSLRDKVGMVLQDNILFSESIAMNIKMGNPDATEEQMIEAAKAANAHDFIMNLQHGYDTLVGERGVKLSGGQKQRVAIARVFLKNPPLLVLDEATSALDLESESLIQSALERLASDRTTFIVAHRLATITHADRIVHIENGEIVEVGSHEELMQQKGHYYDLYQVQQLDDHKTEYLGT; via the coding sequence TTGAATAGTATTAAGCGCTACTTAGCTTTTGTTAAGCCATATAAAAAAAAGATTGCTCTGACTGTTTCTGTCGGAGTTGTAAAATTTTCAATCCCGTTATTGATGCCGTTGATTATAAAATATGTGATCGACAATATCATTAATTCGGAATCATTAGCACAATCAGAAAAAATTGATCAATTACTGCTGCTTATGGGCGGCGCCTTTTTTGTGTTTCTGATCTTGCGTCCGCCTATTGAGTACATTCGTCAATATTTAGCTCAATGGATCGGAAATACGATATTGTATGATGTGCGGGATAAGCTGTTTGATCACATCCAGAAACTTAGCTTGCGATTTTATTCACAAACCAAGACCGGTGAAATAATTTCTCGTGTCATTCATGATGTGGAGCAGACCAAGACTTTTGTGATAACAGGGTTAATGAATATTTGGTTAGATATGTTTACAATTGTTATTGCTATTATTATCATGCTTACTCTTGACCCTTGGTTAACACTGGTATCTGTCGCACTGTTTCCGTTATATGGGTTTGCTGTCAAGTTTTTCTATGCAAGGTTAAGGAAGCTCACCAGAGACCGTTCACAGGCACTTGCTGAAGTTCAAGGGCACCTCCATGAACGGGTTCAAGGAATGCCGGTTATACGCGGCTTTGCACTTGAAGATCATGAACATGAACAGTTTGATACACGTAACTCGAACTTTTTAGATAGAGCGATTAAGCATACGAATTGGAATGCTTACACGTATTCTGTTACGAATACTATTACTGATCTGGCTCCCTTACTTGTCATCACCTTTGCTGGTTATCAGGTGATTACGGGAGCTTTGACGGTAGGTACAATGGTAGCGTTTGTCGGATATATGGACCGTGTCTATAACCCGTTAAGACGCCTGGTCAATTCCGCCACCGTCTTAACTCAATCCATTGCTTCCATGGACCGGGTGTTTGAGTTTTTTGATGAAAAATACGACATCGTGGATAAGAAGGATGCCAAGCGGTTAGAACACGTCCACGGCGATGTGACGTTTAAGGATGTATCGTTTCGATATGATGAAGGGGAACCGGATGTGTTGAATGAGGTAAACCTCCAGGTTGAAAAAGGAGAGACGATTGCTTTCGTAGGCATGAGCGGGGGTGGAAAGTCAACCTTGATTAGCTTAATACCTCGTTTTTATGATGTAACGAGTGGTCAAATCTTAATCGATGGCCAGGACATTCGTGATGTGCAAGCCCGTTCCTTACGTGACAAGGTGGGAATGGTGCTTCAGGATAACATTCTCTTTAGTGAGTCCATTGCTATGAACATTAAGATGGGGAATCCCGATGCTACTGAGGAACAAATGATCGAGGCGGCTAAGGCAGCAAACGCTCATGACTTCATTATGAATTTGCAGCACGGCTATGATACGTTAGTCGGCGAGCGTGGAGTCAAACTTTCTGGCGGTCAGAAACAGCGTGTTGCGATTGCCAGGGTATTTTTGAAAAATCCTCCACTATTAGTGCTTGATGAAGCCACATCGGCGTTGGACTTGGAAAGCGAAAGCCTTATTCAATCAGCGCTTGAACGTCTGGCTTCTGATCGAACTACCTTTATCGTGGCACACCGGTTAGCAACGATCACCCATGCGGATCGTATCGTTCATATTGAAAACGGTGAAATCGTTGAAGTAGGGTCACATGAAGAATTAATGCAGCAAAAAGGTCATTATTACGATTTGTATCAGGTTCAGCAGCTTGATGATCATAAAACAGAATACTTGGGAACTTAG
- the mutY gene encoding A/G-specific adenine glycosylase produces MKVEERVPQIIEQFNEQHFRDQLIDWFDKEQRILPWRENQDPYRVWVSEIMLQQTRVDTVIPYYHHFMNLFPTPKDLADADEQAVLKAWEGLGYYSRARNLQNAVREVVQDYGGIVPDDKYKLKKLKGVGPYTQGAILSIAYDQPEPAVDGNVMRVLSRILNIDDDIAIPKTRKLFEGLVYELISESNPSAFNQGLMELGALICTPKSPSCLLCPVQDQCRAFAEGVESELPIKSSKKKQKKVPYLALIIEDESGNVLIEKRPEEGLLASMWQYPMVPMTDLDKESVKHWFYGEYGLHIELQSTVDHVKHVFSHLIWEMEVVRVSIVGGDLDRQNAQFVSKDDIDKFPYPVSHQKIHQYTLL; encoded by the coding sequence ATGAAAGTCGAAGAAAGAGTTCCTCAGATAATCGAGCAGTTTAACGAGCAGCATTTTAGGGACCAGTTGATTGACTGGTTTGATAAAGAGCAACGGATTCTCCCATGGAGGGAAAATCAAGATCCTTATCGTGTCTGGGTGTCAGAAATTATGCTCCAGCAGACACGTGTTGATACCGTCATTCCATATTATCATCATTTTATGAACCTTTTCCCAACTCCTAAAGATCTGGCAGATGCGGACGAGCAAGCCGTTTTAAAAGCATGGGAGGGTTTAGGGTACTATTCCCGAGCTCGTAATCTTCAAAACGCTGTACGCGAGGTAGTACAGGACTACGGAGGGATTGTACCGGATGATAAGTATAAACTTAAAAAATTAAAAGGTGTAGGTCCTTACACTCAAGGGGCGATCCTAAGTATTGCCTATGACCAGCCAGAGCCGGCAGTCGACGGTAACGTTATGCGTGTGCTATCAAGGATTTTGAATATTGACGATGATATCGCCATACCTAAGACACGGAAACTCTTTGAAGGTCTAGTATATGAACTGATTTCGGAGTCGAACCCTTCTGCATTCAACCAGGGGTTAATGGAGCTTGGTGCACTCATTTGCACGCCTAAATCTCCTTCCTGTCTGCTGTGCCCCGTTCAGGATCAATGTCGTGCATTTGCTGAAGGTGTCGAGTCAGAATTGCCTATTAAGTCTTCAAAGAAAAAGCAAAAGAAGGTCCCATATCTAGCCTTGATTATAGAAGATGAGAGTGGTAATGTACTTATTGAAAAAAGACCTGAGGAGGGTCTTTTGGCTTCAATGTGGCAATACCCTATGGTACCTATGACAGACCTGGATAAGGAGAGTGTAAAGCATTGGTTTTATGGTGAATATGGTCTGCACATAGAATTGCAATCGACCGTAGACCATGTGAAGCATGTCTTTTCTCACCTTATTTGGGAAATGGAAGTTGTACGTGTCAGCATCGTCGGTGGCGATCTTGATCGACAAAATGCGCAATTTGTATCGAAAGACGATATCGATAAGTTTCCATATCCTGTTTCACATCAAAAAATACATCAATATACTCTTTTGTAA
- the bcp gene encoding thioredoxin-dependent thiol peroxidase — translation MTVETGQKAPDFELTANNGETVKLSDYRDKNVVLYFYPKDMTPGCTTEACDFRDQHESFEELDAVILGVSPDPVDSHRKFIDKHELPFLLLADEDHKVAEEYGVWKLKKNFGKEYYGIERSTFIIDKEGNLAEDYRKVKVDGHVESALQYIRENLA, via the coding sequence ATGACAGTAGAAACTGGACAAAAAGCCCCTGACTTCGAATTAACGGCAAACAACGGGGAAACCGTAAAACTATCAGATTACCGTGACAAGAATGTTGTACTCTATTTTTACCCGAAAGACATGACGCCAGGATGTACCACAGAAGCTTGCGATTTCCGTGATCAACACGAAAGCTTCGAAGAATTAGATGCCGTAATTCTTGGTGTAAGCCCGGATCCAGTCGACAGCCATAGGAAATTCATTGATAAGCATGAATTACCTTTCCTGCTGCTTGCTGATGAGGACCATAAAGTAGCCGAAGAATATGGAGTATGGAAGCTGAAGAAAAACTTTGGTAAGGAGTATTACGGAATTGAACGTTCTACCTTCATTATTGACAAAGAAGGCAACTTAGCTGAAGACTACCGAAAAGTTAAAGTGGACGGGCATGTTGAATCAGCGCTTCAGTATATTCGTGAAAACTTAGCGTAA
- a CDS encoding aminopeptidase, with translation MRDTRLKELADVLLSHSLDVKQGEKVMVQGQTNTKPLMKELISGIHDRGALAFYEIDDDELMRVWVSRAPKEVFTQTNTRKLEENKEIDSFIQILSEENDAEISGIPPEQFQMAMQEMKPAGELVVKEKKWVLLNYPTKAAAQKAGMPYDKYVDYLLEVCTIDYKKMSRAQTELSQLLDETKEVRITAEGTDLTFSIENIPSVICAGKRNIPDGEVYTAPIKDSVNGTIRFNTPSPYQGVVFRDITLTFEHGKVIKAVADKTEELTKILDSDEGARYIGEFALGLNPVITEPMGDILFDEKICGSLHVALGQCYDEAKNGNDSTVHWDMVLIQRPEYGGGQVYFDGELIREDGLFVKEELLGLNPEQLK, from the coding sequence ATGAGAGACACCAGGTTAAAGGAATTAGCTGATGTGCTGTTATCACACTCACTTGATGTGAAACAAGGGGAAAAGGTGATGGTGCAAGGCCAGACGAATACTAAACCTTTAATGAAAGAATTGATTTCAGGGATTCACGACAGGGGAGCACTTGCTTTCTATGAGATTGATGACGATGAACTGATGAGAGTATGGGTATCGCGGGCACCGAAGGAAGTTTTTACCCAAACGAATACAAGAAAACTCGAGGAGAATAAAGAGATCGATTCATTTATCCAAATTCTGAGTGAAGAAAATGATGCGGAGATAAGCGGGATCCCTCCGGAACAGTTTCAAATGGCGATGCAGGAAATGAAGCCCGCGGGCGAACTTGTCGTAAAAGAAAAGAAGTGGGTGCTGCTGAATTATCCAACGAAAGCTGCTGCTCAAAAAGCCGGCATGCCCTATGATAAGTATGTGGATTACTTATTGGAAGTTTGTACAATTGATTATAAAAAAATGAGTCGGGCACAAACAGAATTATCACAGTTACTGGACGAGACGAAAGAAGTAAGAATAACGGCGGAAGGTACGGATCTTACTTTTTCTATTGAAAACATTCCGAGTGTGATCTGTGCAGGTAAGAGAAATATTCCGGACGGTGAAGTGTACACGGCACCAATTAAAGATAGTGTGAATGGCACCATTCGCTTTAACACACCAAGTCCCTATCAAGGTGTAGTGTTTCGCGATATCACCTTAACATTTGAACATGGAAAAGTAATCAAGGCTGTCGCAGATAAAACAGAGGAGCTCACCAAAATTCTCGATTCCGATGAAGGGGCACGATATATCGGTGAATTCGCTTTAGGCCTTAATCCGGTCATTACCGAGCCAATGGGAGATATACTTTTTGATGAAAAAATTTGCGGAAGCCTGCACGTAGCGTTAGGACAATGCTATGATGAAGCCAAAAACGGCAATGATTCCACTGTGCATTGGGATATGGTGCTGATTCAGCGGCCTGAGTATGGTGGCGGTCAAGTTTACTTTGACGGAGAATTAATAAGGGAAGATGGTTTGTTCGTGAAAGAGGAACTGCTGGGATTAAATCCAGAGCAGCTGAAATAA
- a CDS encoding D-2-hydroxyacid dehydrogenase — protein sequence MKVVSAIKRVPEDIKARLKNNFEQVEFFFCHGMKEAKALIAEADVLITYGEDVTPEMIGEAVNLKWIMVLSAGMDQMPFEEIEKRNIVVTNVRGIHRKQMAEYAISMLLQVYRQAKTMIESEHNHEWNRRISIREINGQTMVLLGTGAIAQETARIAKAFRIKTIGVSKSGKAKDYFDETLPVDRIEEALPKADLVVAVLPSTRETSYLLKEEHFQLMPDHAVFLNMGRGDLVASHVILKAVRNHQIGHAVLDVFEEEPLPEDHTFWGEKNITVTPHFSGKSPQYIPRGFDLFEQNLQSFLNRDGEMKNLIDPKRRY from the coding sequence ATGAAGGTTGTATCGGCTATTAAACGAGTTCCTGAAGACATAAAAGCTAGACTTAAGAATAACTTTGAGCAAGTTGAGTTTTTCTTTTGCCATGGCATGAAGGAGGCAAAAGCGCTTATAGCGGAAGCGGACGTCCTGATTACATATGGGGAGGATGTGACCCCTGAGATGATAGGTGAAGCGGTGAACCTCAAGTGGATCATGGTTCTTTCTGCCGGAATGGATCAAATGCCTTTTGAGGAAATCGAGAAGCGGAACATTGTGGTAACAAATGTTCGCGGGATCCACAGGAAACAGATGGCTGAATACGCCATATCCATGCTTTTGCAAGTGTATCGACAGGCGAAAACGATGATTGAATCAGAACATAACCATGAATGGAATCGGCGGATTTCGATCAGAGAGATAAATGGACAAACGATGGTTTTGCTCGGCACAGGTGCCATTGCTCAAGAGACAGCCCGGATTGCAAAGGCGTTTCGCATTAAGACAATTGGGGTATCGAAATCTGGAAAGGCGAAGGATTATTTTGATGAAACCTTACCAGTAGACAGGATAGAGGAAGCTTTGCCAAAAGCTGATCTAGTCGTCGCAGTCTTACCAAGCACACGGGAGACCTCCTATCTATTAAAGGAAGAACATTTTCAGCTTATGCCTGATCATGCGGTTTTCCTTAACATGGGCAGAGGCGACTTAGTTGCTTCACACGTAATCTTAAAGGCTGTGAGGAACCATCAAATCGGTCATGCCGTTTTAGATGTATTTGAAGAAGAACCTCTCCCAGAAGACCATACATTTTGGGGTGAAAAAAATATTACCGTTACACCGCATTTTTCAGGGAAATCACCACAGTACATTCCACGCGGGTTTGATCTGTTTGAACAAAACCTGCAGTCATTTTTAAATCGAGATGGGGAAATGAAGAATCTTATTGATCCTAAACGGAGGTATTAA
- a CDS encoding FUSC family protein, whose amino-acid sequence MKLGARMMKTGLAVAVALYVAELLGFVSPLLAAIAALFSIQPSIYRSYQSIVEQIQGNLIGAGIAIIAVFTLGNDPFVVAFAIIVVIGLTMNLKMNESTISLAAVAVVALMDSTDLTFMYFAASRLSSLLLGILAAFVVNLVFVPPHYETRLFAKIDTTTTDILQWLRVTTRQLSDEPALKYEITRIQDNFRWIDHTYLLYSEERTYFKGKRFAKGRKLVLFRQLITTTKKSFDVLKAFYRLDHRIEQIPSQFQDSLVNELDKLINAHEKIVLSLKGRIKQTHKQSLREIEDPNIPVLVEQLIQVYEENHNPDKLIFLPLASQLMEYHYQLEKFKRLLKSYEKHRHHNSIQTTEK is encoded by the coding sequence ATGAAATTAGGCGCACGTATGATGAAAACTGGGTTAGCCGTAGCTGTAGCCTTATATGTAGCTGAATTACTAGGGTTTGTGTCACCACTTTTAGCAGCTATTGCAGCCCTATTTTCGATTCAACCTTCTATCTATCGATCCTATCAATCGATTGTGGAACAAATCCAGGGGAATTTAATAGGTGCCGGGATTGCTATTATTGCTGTATTTACACTAGGGAACGATCCCTTTGTGGTTGCTTTTGCCATTATTGTTGTGATTGGCCTCACTATGAACCTGAAGATGAATGAGAGTACGATTTCATTAGCCGCCGTAGCTGTTGTTGCCCTTATGGATTCAACTGATCTGACGTTTATGTATTTTGCGGCTTCGCGTCTGAGTTCACTCTTGCTAGGGATATTGGCCGCATTTGTGGTCAACCTTGTGTTCGTCCCACCACATTATGAAACACGCCTTTTTGCAAAAATTGATACCACAACTACTGATATTCTTCAGTGGTTACGGGTCACGACAAGACAGCTTTCAGACGAACCAGCATTAAAATACGAAATCACGCGTATCCAGGATAACTTTCGCTGGATTGATCATACTTATTTGTTATACTCTGAGGAACGAACTTACTTTAAGGGAAAACGGTTTGCCAAAGGAAGAAAGCTTGTCTTATTTAGACAGTTGATTACGACAACGAAGAAATCATTTGATGTGCTTAAAGCTTTTTACCGGCTTGATCATCGAATTGAACAAATACCAAGCCAATTTCAAGATTCATTAGTGAACGAGCTCGACAAGCTAATCAATGCACATGAAAAAATCGTCCTCAGCTTAAAAGGACGAATTAAACAAACCCATAAACAATCACTGAGAGAAATTGAAGATCCGAATATTCCAGTGCTTGTAGAACAGCTGATTCAAGTATATGAAGAAAATCATAATCCAGATAAGCTTATTTTCCTGCCGCTGGCTTCCCAACTGATGGAGTATCATTACCAGCTGGAGAAATTTAAGCGATTATTAAAAAGCTACGAAAAACACCGTCATCACAATTCCATACAAACAACTGAGAAGTAA
- a CDS encoding glutamate-1-semialdehyde 2,1-aminomutase, with the protein MNFTKSEQLYDEAKQHIVGGVNSPSRAYKGVGGGTPVYMDRAEGAYFYDVDGQKYIDYLGAYGPIITGHAHPHITEAITKAAQIGVLYGTPTVLENTFAKKLKDAIPSLDKVRFVNSGTEAVMTTIRVARAYTGRNKIIKFAGCYHGHSDLVLVAAGSGPSTLGTPDSAGVPASIAEDVITVPFNDIEPYKEAVRRYGDQIAGVLVEPIVGNFGIVEPNPGFLQQVNDLAHEAGSLVIYDEVITAFRFTYGSAQQILDIEPDMTAMGKIIGGGLPIGAYGGRADIMEQVAPLGPAYQAGTMAGNPASMSAGIACLEVLQQEGIYEEMDRLGALLEEGIYKHAQANDISISINRLKGALTVYFTDEKVENYEQAEQTNGEQFAKFFKLMLDQGINLAPSKYEAWFLTTAHTEEDINTTLQAVQHTFEIMAQG; encoded by the coding sequence ATGAATTTCACTAAATCTGAACAATTATATGATGAGGCCAAGCAACACATTGTAGGCGGAGTCAACTCCCCGTCACGTGCCTATAAAGGAGTGGGCGGCGGAACACCGGTGTACATGGACCGGGCAGAAGGCGCCTATTTTTACGATGTCGACGGCCAAAAATATATTGATTACTTAGGGGCATATGGACCGATTATTACAGGGCACGCCCACCCGCATATTACTGAAGCGATTACGAAAGCAGCCCAAATTGGTGTATTGTACGGCACACCGACCGTACTTGAGAATACATTTGCCAAAAAACTGAAAGATGCTATCCCGTCTTTAGATAAGGTCCGTTTCGTAAACTCAGGAACAGAAGCTGTGATGACAACGATTCGTGTGGCCCGTGCCTACACTGGCCGTAATAAAATTATTAAATTTGCAGGCTGCTACCACGGTCATTCAGACTTAGTCTTGGTTGCCGCTGGCTCTGGACCTTCTACTCTTGGTACCCCGGATTCAGCAGGTGTACCTGCTTCTATTGCTGAAGATGTAATTACTGTACCATTTAATGATATTGAACCTTATAAAGAAGCGGTTAGACGCTACGGTGATCAAATAGCAGGGGTGCTCGTAGAACCAATCGTAGGAAATTTTGGGATTGTAGAGCCGAATCCAGGATTTTTGCAACAAGTCAATGACCTGGCCCATGAAGCCGGCTCTCTCGTTATTTATGACGAAGTAATCACAGCCTTCCGTTTTACATATGGAAGCGCGCAGCAAATCCTTGATATTGAACCAGATATGACGGCTATGGGTAAAATTATCGGCGGCGGTTTACCAATCGGTGCTTATGGTGGACGTGCAGACATTATGGAACAAGTTGCACCACTGGGACCAGCTTATCAGGCAGGCACTATGGCTGGAAACCCAGCTTCGATGTCAGCAGGGATAGCTTGTCTGGAAGTCCTTCAGCAAGAAGGCATTTATGAGGAAATGGATAGGCTTGGTGCTCTTCTGGAAGAAGGAATCTACAAACACGCCCAGGCGAACGATATTTCCATCTCCATCAATCGTCTAAAAGGTGCTTTGACGGTTTACTTCACCGATGAAAAAGTCGAAAATTATGAACAAGCTGAGCAAACAAATGGCGAACAATTCGCTAAATTCTTCAAGCTTATGCTTGATCAGGGAATTAACCTGGCCCCTTCTAAATACGAAGCCTGGTTCCTAACCACAGCTCACACAGAAGAAGATATCAATACGACACTGCAGGCTGTCCAGCATACATTTGAAATAATGGCCCAAGGCTAG
- a CDS encoding LysM peptidoglycan-binding domain-containing protein — MNKKQLATAVGGTLVGASLWGTTVFADELHKVESGDTLWELSNRYGSSVSELKSWNNINSHLIFVGQSLVVNKDGSSSNESTSSNGTASTYTIKSGDTLSGIASKYNVSVSNLMAWNNLSSSLIFTGDQLSINGTSNTSGDSSEVSRPSRESTASDNVKKYTVQPGDTLSEIGSRFGVGVSSLKSWNNISGHIIYVGQTLSLKGSALTDKVDTSSNTTNTEVSNSGLIQEAKQHIGTPYQWGGESPAGFDCSGFIQYVFEKEGISLPRTVASIYADSRLDSVSNLQVGDLVFFETYKPGASHAGIYVGGNQFIHAGSSRGVEISSLSNPYWSPRYIGAKRF; from the coding sequence ATGAATAAAAAACAATTGGCAACTGCTGTTGGGGGAACTTTAGTCGGAGCGTCACTTTGGGGAACGACAGTTTTTGCGGATGAATTACATAAAGTAGAATCAGGCGATACTCTTTGGGAATTAAGTAATAGATACGGATCTTCAGTCTCAGAACTTAAGTCATGGAACAATATAAATAGTCATCTTATCTTCGTAGGTCAGTCACTAGTTGTAAATAAAGATGGTTCATCATCAAATGAATCGACTTCAAGCAACGGTACAGCAAGTACATATACAATCAAAAGTGGAGACACTTTATCAGGAATTGCAAGTAAATATAATGTTTCCGTAAGCAATTTGATGGCATGGAACAACTTGAGCTCTTCTTTAATCTTCACAGGTGATCAGCTGTCCATTAATGGAACAAGCAATACATCTGGAGATTCAAGCGAAGTATCACGTCCTTCCAGAGAATCAACTGCCAGTGATAACGTTAAAAAATACACTGTGCAGCCTGGTGATACATTATCTGAGATTGGGTCTCGTTTTGGCGTAGGCGTTTCTTCACTGAAAAGCTGGAATAACATTTCCGGTCATATCATCTATGTGGGCCAAACGTTAAGCTTAAAAGGATCAGCTCTTACGGATAAGGTTGACACTTCATCTAATACCACAAATACAGAGGTTTCAAACTCTGGATTAATTCAAGAAGCTAAACAACATATTGGCACACCCTATCAATGGGGCGGAGAGTCACCAGCAGGATTTGACTGCAGCGGTTTCATCCAGTATGTATTTGAAAAAGAAGGGATCAGCCTTCCACGTACTGTTGCTTCCATCTACGCTGACAGCCGCTTAGACAGTGTTTCTAACTTGCAAGTAGGAGACCTTGTTTTCTTCGAAACGTACAAGCCAGGTGCTTCTCATGCTGGAATTTACGTTGGCGGTAATCAGTTTATCCATGCAGGATCTTCACGTGGAGTAGAAATTAGTTCACTTTCTAACCCATACTGGAGCCCGCGTTACATTGGAGCAAAACGCTTCTAA
- a CDS encoding gamma-type small acid-soluble spore protein — MAKQPKQAGKQAAGTDAQQVRKQNQQAAQGQGQFGTEFGAEQTNAQQVQKQNQKSQAKKK, encoded by the coding sequence ATGGCTAAACAACCCAAACAAGCGGGTAAACAAGCAGCTGGTACTGATGCACAGCAGGTTCGTAAGCAGAACCAACAAGCTGCCCAAGGTCAGGGCCAATTTGGTACTGAATTTGGTGCAGAACAAACTAATGCACAACAAGTACAAAAGCAAAATCAAAAATCTCAGGCTAAGAAAAAGTAA